AGATTGGCTTCTACCCGGTGTAAGAACAACGTTGTCTCATCCAATAACCGTTCTGGAGAACGTACATCCTTGATAATGATTGATTCCGCGTATTTGCGCAGTTGCGTCTCTTCTTTACCATCTAAATCCTTACCCGTATAAATAATAATAGGTAGATCATTTAATTCCTCATCATCACGAATCTGATCCAGCAGATCGAAACCTGTCATATCCTCAAGCATCAGATCCAGAACCATACAATCATACCTCTGCTTCCGCAGCTCATTCAGTGCCTCACCGCCAGTTGAAACTGCGGTTATAGCCACATCGTCATGACCGATCAATTCCATGATGGAACGACGTTGAATCTCATCATCCTCTACAATCAGCAAATACTTCACTGTACTGGAAGTATAGTTCTCAATTTGCGAGAACGCCCGCTCAAGGGCCTCTCTAGAAGATGGTTTTCTTAAATATGCCATAGCCCCCATCATAAGCCCCTGCTTCACTTCATCATTCCCAGAGATGACATGGACAGGAATGTGACGGGTCTGTGATGCACTTTTCAGCTCTCTAAGAATGGTCCAACCGTCCATAACCGGCAGATGAATATCAAGAATAATTGCATCAGGCAGATAAGTCTTCGCCATCTGCAATCCAGTATCACCTTGGAGGGCTACCAGTCCTTTAAATTTGCGGGCATGTGCCATATCCAGCAATATTTTAGCGAAGCTCTCATCATCTTCAATAATAAGCAGAACCTTATCATTTGCAGTCAAATGTTCACGGTCATCATCTATCACCAATTGTGGGATAGGTGCATGGACCGGCGTTGGTACAAGGGTTGGAAGCATATCTCTAATATATTCCTCGAAGGTTGCATCCTCTTTAGAAGCAGCAGCTTCTATAGCTGCAAGTTGCCTATTATAATTCCCTTTAACCGGCAAATACATAGTAAAGGTGCTACCTTGGCCCTCACGTGATTCCAGCACAATAGCTCCGCCCATTAAACGTGCTAACTCACGGCTAATGGACAAGCCTAGGCCTGTACCCCCAAATTTACGGCTGGTTGTACCATCTACCTGTTGGAAGGCTTCGAACACAATATCGGTTTTGTCCGCCGGAATACCAATTCCACTATCCTTCACAGCAATAGCAATATATTCAACTTCTCTTGGCAGATCTAGCGGAAGAAGATTGGTATCTGCTTGGCTAACCGAAAATTCGATGAATCCTTCCATAGTAAATTTAAATGCATTAGAAAGCAGATTTCTTAGCACCTGCTTCAATCGATGACCATCGGTAATGACGCTATCTGGCAGCGGATCGTTAAAGGTAATCTGTAAAGAAAGTCCTTTTTTGAGTGCTTGCGGAGCAAAATTCTGCTTCACAAAGCTCTTCAGCTCGGTCAATCTAATTTCTTCTTGGTTCAGTTCCATTTTGCCTGCATCAACCTTGGACAAGTCCAAAATCTCATCGATCATTTTAAGCAAGTCAGCACCTGACATATAAATCGTATGTGCAAATTCAACCTGCTTCTCTGATAAATTGCCATCCTTATTCTCCGTAAGTAGCTGAGATAGGATCAAGAGACTGTTGAGCGGGGTTCGTAATTCATGGGACATGTTCGCTAGGAACTCAGATTTATATTTACTAGTAACGGATAATTGCTTGGCCTGTTTCTCTAATTGAACTTTTGCATGCTCAATTTCATCTTTCTTCTCCTCAACCTCCTGCACTTGTTCCTCTAAAGCGCGGGTCTTGGCAATAAGTTCTGTATTATAATGTTCCAGTTCTTCCTGCTGACGCTGGAGCAGTTCTTCCGACCGTTTAAGCGCATCCGTCTGCTCCTCCAAATTCTCATTGGAACGACGCAATTCCTCTTGCTGAGTCTGTAATTCCTCTGACTGACACTGTAGCTCTTCCGTAAGAGCTTGTGAATCACGCAATAATTTCTCCACGATCAGACGACGGCTAATATTATTAAAAATAATACTTAAATTATTCGCGAGTTGTTGCAGCAAATCATTTTTCAGACTGCTAAACGGTTGGAATGAAGCGAATTCTACCACGCCGAGCAGTTCGTCTTCAAAAATGAGCGGATGAATAGAAATATATCCTGGTTGTGCATCCACGAATCCGGACTTAACGAATGTATAGTTTTCAGGAGCCTGCTCCAGTCTGATCGGATGCATATCGAGCGCACTTTGTCCTACGAGTCCTTCTCCAATCACAAACCCTTCCTTAGGTTTCTTATCACTATCTACTGCATAATAACCACTGCTTCGTAAAAAATCGGGACGATTGGCATCTTTCAAATATACAGCTCCGAACTGGGCTCCCAGCACAGGAGTAAACTCGTTGATAAAGGTCTGTGAGACCTGATCCAAGGAGCTAACACCTCGCAATAGTTCCGTCACCCGGGCAATATTCGCATTCAGCCAGGATTGATCATTCTGCGCTTGCGCATAGGCCTGTTCCATCTGCTGTTTCTGTTCAAGATCTAAAGCCATTTTCTTAAAGACAAGGGCAACCTCACCAATCTCATCTTTAGTAGTAACCTTTATGCGCCGTATAGCCCTTACTCTACCGTTGCCAAAGCTAGTAATCATCATTGAAACGACATTAAGCCCCCGAGTGATACTTGGGATGATCCATAGAACCACGCCAAGTCCGAGAAGTAAGCCTAGAATCATCATTAGGACTACCATCTGAGTCGAACTTTTATAAGCTTCGTTGGCCTTCGTACTCTCTTCGTTCATAATAAAAGCATTATAATCAGAGAGACTATTCAGAGCGTTTAACACTGCACTCTGAATCGCTTGTCCCTCTGTGTTGGAATACGTGCTAGCATTCTGAAAATAACCTGCCGATAACAGTTTCAATACCTTTTGCTGATAATTTAAATAGGTGGTATACGCATCGTCTATTTGATTAACCGTTTGCATTTCTTCAGCGCTGGTCATCGACGCTCTTATTTTCTCATAATGCTCATTCGCTTTAGTAATCTTTTTTTCAATCTCATTCTTTTGAGATTCTACCGATGATGCATCTGCACTTAACATGGTCGTGGTCAATATTCGCGCCATATCATTAACTTCTCCACGCATCCCTGAAGAAGAACGCCCCTTCATATATCTATCCTGATACCCTTGCAGTTGGTTATTCATATAATTTAACCGGTCGTATCCTATCATCGTAAGTGCAAGCATAATCGCTAACATAGCACCGAAGCCAATTAAGAGCTTAGCCTTTATCTTCATTCTCTATCTGTTCCCTTCTTCAGTGAGATCCACACTAAACATTTATCATCATCACGCTCTTTTGGAACCTCAACATTGAAAAAGGTAGGCCGAATAGCCTCTTCGTTCCATTCATGTTCAACATTTAAATGTTGAATCATAAATTCCAGCTGCTCCTCTTGTTCGCCCTCAACCAGTTCCAGTAGACCATCTGTATAAAGAACTAGATGCCCTTCATCTTCATAGGTTAAACTCTGTGTCTGAATATCGATCCGTTCAAACAGGCCCACAGGGTGGCAGTTACTTTCCAGCAAGACCGGAGTCTTAGCCTTGCCCTCAAAAAACAGCGCAGGTGGATGTCCCGCGTTGACATAGTCAATACGCTTCAGACGGGTATCTATCACTAGATAAATGGTCGTAAAGTAGTATTGGATCAACTTTTTCTCAATATAGAGTTGGTTAAACCTTCGATTGAGCTCCTGAATTACTTTTTCCGGCTCTACATACGTAGTTACCGTATCCTTTAGCACTGAGGCCAGAAACATACAAAAAAGAGATGACGATATTCCGTGTCCCATAATGTCCAGCAGGATCACTCCATATCGGCCATCACCAAGGGGGTACCACGCATATAAATCACCAGCCAGCTCTGAAGAAGGCTGATAGATGGCATTGACCTCAAAATTCTCATCCTGTAGTGGCAGGCTTAATACAGCATTCTGAACAAGTGCTGCCAGTCTCAATTCCTCCTGAATTCGCTGATCTCGTTCCTTATGCCAATCTTTCTCTTGCTTCAGCCGCAGCGCGAGCCGAATTCGGGCCATCAGCTCCACTTTATTAATGGGTTTCGTAACATAATCTACTGCACCTGCATCCAGTGCTTCTGCTAGCTTCTTGGAATCACCAACAGCTGTAACCATTATTATTGGAATATCCTTAAGGTGTTCGTATTGCTGTACAACACGACATGCCTCGATTCCATCCATCTCTGGCATCATCATATCCAGTAAAATCAGATCAATATCTGACATCCGAAGACGTCCATCTTCAATCACAGAACCGATACCCAGCCGCTCAAACATCTCTTTTGCAGAGGATGCGGTTACGAAATTTCGGTAATCTTCTTTTTTCAGGATTTCACGGATAATGATAACATTAGTCGGATTGTCATCTACGATTAAGATTCTCATCATCTTCACCTCACACAAATAGTATTACGAACGTAAAATTCTGCGACTTAATACCAATATCATACGCTATTTGAAGCTGTTAATTTTATTTTCATAATATGTAAAAATAGTAATAGGTTCATTTACGTCTTCAGCAAAGTAACCTCCCGAACCACTACAGCTAGTGGTTCGGGAGGTTACTCTATGGTAAAGACAGCTTCTGTTTATTAACCCGAATAATCAAAAGTGAACCACATTAAGAAGAAATGCTATCAAATAAATCAATGCCTTCAAATTCTCCACCCAAATTACAATATATTTTGAGCGCATTATTTCCTCTCATATATACGTCACCATCTTCAGCTACAAAGTGCGGTTTGCCCAAGGTCGATTGCAGATTATCCTTCACGGGATCAATCTCTACTCCATTCACATGTAGGCCAAACTGCTGCGCTTGAGAAGGTGAGACATGCACATACAGTACAAACCCATCACCAACACCCACTGTCACATCTGCGTATTGGTACTCCTCTGTCCCTTGCAATGGATCATTTGTTACCGTAAGCGGATTGCCCTTGGTCAGAAGCAGTTCTTCCTTCGTGGCATATAAAGCGACTCCTTGTAGTGAATCAAATCGATTTATAGAAGGGCTGGTTTCTGAGGCATGTTCAAATGTGAGAACTGTCTTAGGCTGATCACTAAAAGTCGAGATAGGCGTCAACTGTGGAGACGCATCAAAGTATGGGGAAAGTAGACTAAACAAAAGAATGATAATGTTCATGTTGTTATCCCACCTTTCTTATCTGCAGCCGCCATTTACAGAAGCCTTGCTGCCTTAACTTTAATGACGGATTTTTTTCCAAAGAGTTGCAGCTACATCTACACCTTTTAACACAGTAGCTATTTTCCCCGGTGCTTTATCAGCATTTACGGCGTCATAGGAGTTAACCGTACGTTCCTCAGCTGGCGTCAGCGGAGCCTCTTTTATGGATACTCCCTTACGCTTCTCCCTCAGTTCATGCGATTTACGATATTTCTCAATCACAGTTACCGACACTTGCTTGACAGTTAGAGTTAACTCATTCATAACATCCCCCAGATTCTTTACAGAATCTATGACAGGATCAATCTTTTGGATCTTGTTCTGTACATCGGCTGTAATTTCATTTGCATGTCTGACTGTAGTCTTCACTTCATAAGTAAGCTCATCCATCGTCTTCTGAACTTCCACCAAGGTCTGGCTAACTTTGTCGAGAGATTCCTTCGCTGACTGCAAGGTCTTAATTAGAAAGAAAACAAGTATTGCGAATGCGATAGCAACTAGAGCTACACTTAGTTCAATGATCATATTCATAACCCCTTCCAAATCTCATAAATAGCGGCTAATCAGCCTTGTATACTGCATAGTTACCCCTACTCCCATAAGCCGAAACATCTTGTCGAGCGTTGTCAAAACTCCCTGCTCCCCTTTGTTTCAGAATCAAAGTCCCCGTTTATACAATGACTACATTGATCAAAAAAGGATTGGTGATATGTAATGTTAAAATGGTCCGCAATTCTACTAGTTGTCGCTGTAATCGCTGGAATCTTTGGTTTCTTCAATCTTGTGGCAGCCGCCGCAGGTCTTGCAAAGATACTATTCTTCGTCTTCTTGGTTCTGTTTGTTGTTTCCCTCTTCACGGGACGCAGAGGTAGATCGATGTAGCCTCCTCCCATATCTATCCATATATCTTATTCATCATGCAGAAAGTATAGGTCATTCCCACACGGATGTCACTTGAGAAAATAAGAAAAAGTATACTTACACTAATTCTTTTGAAACGATCATTACGCCATCGGATATTGTTCCAGCGACACCACAGGTGAAGTCATTACAGATACTTGGGGCAATGAATGGAGAGAAATTTACACTTGGCTAGGAAAAGCGTGGGTTAAGGTTCCTGTAGCTGCCAATTTAATTATGCGATGATTTGAATACGAAGGGGGTGGCCAAAGCAGCCATTAAGTGGCCGTTGATGCATCCTCTTTTTTTGCGGAAAGTGCAGTTGTACCAAACAGACGATAAAAGAAAAGGCTACCCCCTCAGTAGAAAATTCTACTGAGGGGGTAGCCCCTGCGCTTACGCCCGCCTTTGTTCACCCGTCACAACCATGCGATGCTGTCGCTTCCTTCGTACCTATATAATTAGCGAATGACCGAGCCCCCGTAGAGAAAACGATTCATCCAAGAAGCGCTTAATTTATCTACTTTTACCCCGCCTGAAGCTACGGAATACGTATGTAGAATTTGTCCATCTCCCAAATAAATAGCAACATGCGATATTCTTGCCTTGGATTTATCAATCCCTTCATAGGCAGATGCTGAGGTCCCTT
The window above is part of the Paenibacillus sp. FSL K6-0276 genome. Proteins encoded here:
- a CDS encoding response regulator — encoded protein: MKIKAKLLIGFGAMLAIMLALTMIGYDRLNYMNNQLQGYQDRYMKGRSSSGMRGEVNDMARILTTTMLSADASSVESQKNEIEKKITKANEHYEKIRASMTSAEEMQTVNQIDDAYTTYLNYQQKVLKLLSAGYFQNASTYSNTEGQAIQSAVLNALNSLSDYNAFIMNEESTKANEAYKSSTQMVVLMMILGLLLGLGVVLWIIPSITRGLNVVSMMITSFGNGRVRAIRRIKVTTKDEIGEVALVFKKMALDLEQKQQMEQAYAQAQNDQSWLNANIARVTELLRGVSSLDQVSQTFINEFTPVLGAQFGAVYLKDANRPDFLRSSGYYAVDSDKKPKEGFVIGEGLVGQSALDMHPIRLEQAPENYTFVKSGFVDAQPGYISIHPLIFEDELLGVVEFASFQPFSSLKNDLLQQLANNLSIIFNNISRRLIVEKLLRDSQALTEELQCQSEELQTQQEELRRSNENLEEQTDALKRSEELLQRQQEELEHYNTELIAKTRALEEQVQEVEEKKDEIEHAKVQLEKQAKQLSVTSKYKSEFLANMSHELRTPLNSLLILSQLLTENKDGNLSEKQVEFAHTIYMSGADLLKMIDEILDLSKVDAGKMELNQEEIRLTELKSFVKQNFAPQALKKGLSLQITFNDPLPDSVITDGHRLKQVLRNLLSNAFKFTMEGFIEFSVSQADTNLLPLDLPREVEYIAIAVKDSGIGIPADKTDIVFEAFQQVDGTTSRKFGGTGLGLSISRELARLMGGAIVLESREGQGSTFTMYLPVKGNYNRQLAAIEAAASKEDATFEEYIRDMLPTLVPTPVHAPIPQLVIDDDREHLTANDKVLLIIEDDESFAKILLDMAHARKFKGLVALQGDTGLQMAKTYLPDAIILDIHLPVMDGWTILRELKSASQTRHIPVHVISGNDEVKQGLMMGAMAYLRKPSSREALERAFSQIENYTSSTVKYLLIVEDDEIQRRSIMELIGHDDVAITAVSTGGEALNELRKQRYDCMVLDLMLEDMTGFDLLDQIRDDEELNDLPIIIYTGKDLDGKEETQLRKYAESIIIKDVRSPERLLDETTLFLHRVEANLPEDKRKILQKLHNKEELFEGKKILLVDDDIRNVFALSSVLEEYHMEVKFAENGREALEMLVEQEDFDLVLMDMMMPEMDGYEAMRRIRKMPQYQKLPIIALTAKAMKEDRAKCIEAGASDYMKKPIATGQLLSLMRVWLYS
- a CDS encoding DUF1328 family protein, producing the protein MLKWSAILLVVAVIAGIFGFFNLVAAAAGLAKILFFVFLVLFVVSLFTGRRGRSM
- a CDS encoding DUF948 domain-containing protein; amino-acid sequence: MIIELSVALVAIAFAILVFFLIKTLQSAKESLDKVSQTLVEVQKTMDELTYEVKTTVRHANEITADVQNKIQKIDPVIDSVKNLGDVMNELTLTVKQVSVTVIEKYRKSHELREKRKGVSIKEAPLTPAEERTVNSYDAVNADKAPGKIATVLKGVDVAATLWKKIRH
- a CDS encoding fused response regulator/phosphatase — encoded protein: MRILIVDDNPTNVIIIREILKKEDYRNFVTASSAKEMFERLGIGSVIEDGRLRMSDIDLILLDMMMPEMDGIEACRVVQQYEHLKDIPIIMVTAVGDSKKLAEALDAGAVDYVTKPINKVELMARIRLALRLKQEKDWHKERDQRIQEELRLAALVQNAVLSLPLQDENFEVNAIYQPSSELAGDLYAWYPLGDGRYGVILLDIMGHGISSSLFCMFLASVLKDTVTTYVEPEKVIQELNRRFNQLYIEKKLIQYYFTTIYLVIDTRLKRIDYVNAGHPPALFFEGKAKTPVLLESNCHPVGLFERIDIQTQSLTYEDEGHLVLYTDGLLELVEGEQEEQLEFMIQHLNVEHEWNEEAIRPTFFNVEVPKERDDDKCLVWISLKKGTDRE